In one window of Nocardioides panacisoli DNA:
- a CDS encoding DUF4129 domain-containing protein → MRALLRVTEPPLDPDGDRGRSLLRDELADPQYYSDDLIERALTWISRWLDGLVDTATRADGLSAFLAIVVALALLTALLLLAGRARRTTRLERADRAALPRERVSAAELRDRAEAALAEQRHDDALVDGFRALAVRQIEHGRIADVPQATAHELAHELAGRFPDHGPAIAALADTFDAVLYGDHTATGGRARDALALDDLLAGVRR, encoded by the coding sequence GTGAGAGCCCTGCTGCGCGTCACCGAGCCGCCCCTGGACCCCGACGGCGACCGGGGCCGCTCCCTGCTGCGCGACGAGCTCGCGGACCCGCAGTACTACTCCGACGACCTCATCGAGCGGGCGCTGACCTGGATCTCGCGCTGGCTGGACGGACTCGTCGACACCGCCACCCGCGCCGACGGGCTCAGCGCCTTCCTCGCGATCGTGGTCGCTCTCGCCCTGCTCACCGCGCTGCTGCTCCTCGCCGGCCGGGCGCGGCGTACGACGCGGCTCGAGCGGGCCGACCGGGCCGCCCTGCCCCGGGAGCGGGTCTCCGCCGCCGAACTGCGGGACCGCGCCGAGGCCGCGCTCGCCGAGCAGCGCCACGACGACGCCCTCGTGGACGGCTTCCGGGCGCTGGCCGTGCGCCAGATCGAGCACGGCCGCATCGCCGACGTGCCGCAGGCCACCGCCCACGAGCTCGCCCACGAGCTGGCGGGCCGCTTCCCCGACCACGGCCCGGCCATCGCCGCGCTCGCCGACACCTTCGACGCGGTCCTCTACGGCGACCACACCGCGACCGGCGGTCGGGCACGGGACGCCCTCGCCCTCGACGACCTCCTCGCGGGGGTCCGCCGGTGA
- the rpsJ gene encoding 30S ribosomal protein S10 yields MAGQKIRIRLKAYDHEVIDTSARKIVDTVTRTGAKVAGPVPLPTEKNVYCVIRSPHKYKDSREHFEMRTHKRLIDILDPTPKTVDSLMRLDLPAGVDIEIKL; encoded by the coding sequence ATGGCGGGACAGAAGATCCGCATCAGGCTCAAGGCCTATGACCACGAGGTGATCGACACCTCGGCGCGCAAGATCGTCGACACGGTCACCCGCACGGGTGCGAAGGTTGCCGGCCCGGTGCCGCTGCCGACCGAGAAGAACGTCTACTGCGTGATCCGCTCGCCCCACAAGTACAAGGACTCCCGCGAGCACTTCGAGATGCGCACCCACAAGCGCCTCATCGACATCCTCGACCCGACCCCGAAGACCGTCGACTCCCTGATGCGGCTCGACCTGCCGGCCGGCGTCGACATCGAGATCAAGCTCTAG
- the rplC gene encoding 50S ribosomal protein L3 produces the protein MKTERNVKGLLGTKLGMTQLWDEDNRVVPVTVVSAATNVVTQVRQPQPDGYNAIQVGYGEIEGRKVNKPRAGQFAKAGITPRRHVVEIRTGDAAEYTPGQELGVDTFEAGDLLDVTATSKGKGFAGTMKRHGFGGVGASHGAHRNHRKPGAIGACATPGRVFKGMRMAGRMGSETVTTQNVAVHAVDVEKGLILLKGAVPGPKGSVVVLRSAVKLKQKQEA, from the coding sequence TTGAAGACCGAACGCAACGTCAAGGGACTGCTGGGCACCAAGCTCGGCATGACCCAGCTGTGGGACGAGGACAACCGGGTCGTCCCGGTGACCGTCGTCTCCGCCGCGACCAACGTCGTGACCCAGGTCCGCCAGCCCCAGCCGGACGGCTACAACGCCATCCAGGTCGGCTACGGCGAGATCGAGGGCCGCAAGGTGAACAAGCCGCGGGCCGGCCAGTTCGCCAAGGCCGGCATCACGCCGCGCCGCCACGTGGTCGAGATCCGCACCGGTGACGCCGCCGAGTACACCCCCGGCCAGGAGCTGGGCGTGGACACCTTCGAGGCGGGCGACCTCCTCGACGTCACCGCCACCAGCAAGGGCAAGGGCTTCGCCGGCACCATGAAGCGTCACGGCTTCGGTGGCGTCGGTGCCTCCCACGGTGCCCACCGCAACCACCGCAAGCCCGGCGCGATCGGCGCCTGCGCGACCCCCGGCCGTGTCTTCAAGGGCATGCGCATGGCCGGTCGCATGGGCAGCGAGACCGTGACGACCCAGAACGTCGCCGTGCACGCGGTCGACGTGGAGAAGGGCCTGATCCTCCTCAAGGGCGCCGTTCCCGGCCCCAAGGGCAGCGTCGTGGTGCTCCGTTCGGCTGTGAAGCTGAAGCAGAAGCAGGAGGCCTGA
- the rplD gene encoding 50S ribosomal protein L4 yields the protein MTTNTVKVDLPAEIFDVEVNVPLIHQVVVAQQAAARQGTHATKTRGAVRGGGRKPYRQKGTGRARQGSIRAPQFVGGGTVHGPQPRSYEQRTPKKMKAAALRGALSDRARNDRIHVVDSLVSGDTPSTKAAVAALAGISERSHFLVVLERSDRLTWLSLRNAPEVHLVAVDQLNTYDVLASDDVVFTKAAYDAFVGTKEGEK from the coding sequence ATGACCACCAACACCGTCAAGGTCGATCTCCCCGCCGAGATCTTCGACGTCGAGGTCAACGTCCCGTTGATCCACCAGGTCGTCGTGGCCCAGCAGGCCGCAGCGCGCCAGGGCACCCACGCCACCAAGACCCGCGGCGCCGTCCGCGGCGGTGGCCGCAAGCCCTACCGTCAGAAGGGCACCGGTCGCGCCCGCCAGGGCTCGATCCGTGCGCCGCAGTTCGTCGGCGGCGGCACCGTCCACGGCCCGCAGCCGCGCAGCTACGAGCAGCGCACCCCGAAGAAGATGAAGGCCGCCGCCCTGCGCGGTGCCCTCTCTGACCGGGCGCGCAACGACCGCATCCACGTGGTCGACTCGCTGGTCAGCGGCGACACGCCCTCGACCAAGGCCGCCGTCGCGGCGCTGGCCGGCATCAGCGAGCGCAGCCACTTCCTGGTCGTGCTCGAGCGTTCGGACCGGCTCACCTGGCTCTCGCTGCGCAACGCGCCCGAGGTCCACCTGGTGGCGGTCGACCAGCTCAACACCTACGACGTGCTCGCCAGCGACGACGTCGTGTTCACCAAGGCTGCCTACGACGCGTTCGTCGGCACGAAGGAGGGCGAGAAGTGA
- the rplW gene encoding 50S ribosomal protein L23 — MSTLHKDHRDVLIAPVVSEKSYGLLDANKYTFEVRPDANKTEIKIAVEKIFNVRVTGVNTINRKGKQRRTRYGMGKRKDVKRAIVSLAEGDRIDIFGGPA; from the coding sequence GTGAGCACCCTGCACAAGGACCACCGCGACGTCCTGATCGCGCCGGTCGTGTCGGAGAAGAGCTACGGCCTCCTCGACGCGAACAAGTACACCTTCGAGGTCCGTCCCGACGCGAACAAGACCGAGATCAAGATCGCGGTCGAGAAGATCTTCAACGTCCGGGTCACCGGCGTGAACACGATCAACCGCAAGGGCAAGCAGCGTCGTACCCGCTACGGCATGGGCAAGCGCAAGGACGTCAAGCGCGCCATCGTGAGCCTCGCCGAGGGCGACCGCATCGACATCTTCGGAGGCCCGGCCTGA
- the rplB gene encoding 50S ribosomal protein L2, translated as MAIRKYKPTSPGRRNSSVADFVEVTRTTPEKSLTKPLPKKGGRNNQGRITTRHQGGGHKRAYRIIDFRRYDKDGVPAKVAHIEYDPNRTARIALLHYADGDKRYIIAPKQLEQGMNVEAGVGSDIKPGNNLPLRNIPVGTTIHCVELRPGGGAKIARSAGNSAQLVAREGSKATLRMPSGEMRHVDVRCRATVGEVGNAEQTNIRWGKAGRMRWKGKRPTVRGVVMNPVDHPHGGGEGRTSGGRHPVSPSGKPEGRTRKRKASDAQIIRRRKTGKKR; from the coding sequence ATGGCTATCCGCAAGTACAAGCCGACCAGCCCGGGTCGTCGCAACAGCTCGGTGGCGGACTTCGTCGAGGTCACCCGGACCACGCCGGAGAAGTCGCTCACCAAGCCGCTGCCCAAGAAGGGCGGCCGCAACAACCAGGGGCGGATCACCACCCGTCACCAGGGTGGTGGGCACAAGCGCGCCTACCGGATCATCGACTTCCGTCGCTATGACAAGGACGGCGTGCCGGCCAAGGTCGCCCACATCGAGTACGACCCCAACCGCACCGCCCGCATCGCGCTGCTGCACTACGCCGACGGCGACAAGCGCTACATCATCGCGCCCAAGCAGCTCGAGCAGGGCATGAACGTCGAGGCCGGTGTCGGCTCCGACATCAAGCCCGGCAACAACCTGCCGCTGCGCAACATCCCGGTCGGTACGACCATCCACTGCGTGGAGCTGCGGCCGGGCGGCGGCGCGAAGATCGCCCGCTCCGCCGGCAACAGCGCCCAGCTGGTCGCCCGTGAGGGCAGCAAGGCCACGCTGCGCATGCCCTCGGGCGAGATGCGCCACGTCGACGTGCGCTGCCGCGCCACGGTCGGCGAGGTCGGCAACGCCGAGCAGACCAACATCCGCTGGGGCAAGGCCGGCCGCATGCGCTGGAAGGGCAAGCGCCCGACCGTCCGTGGTGTCGTCATGAACCCGGTGGACCACCCGCACGGTGGTGGTGAGGGCCGGACCTCCGGTGGTCGTCACCCCGTGTCGCCGTCGGGCAAGCCCGAGGGCCGCACGCGCAAGCGCAAGGCCAGCGACGCCCAGATCATCCGACGCCGCAAGACCGGCAAGAAGCGCTGA
- the rpsS gene encoding 30S ribosomal protein S19, which translates to MPRSLKKGPFVDDHLMKKVDAETEKGSHNVIKTWSRRSMIVPSMIGHTIAVHDGRKHVPVFITDSMVGHKLGEFAPTRTFRGHVKDDRKGRRR; encoded by the coding sequence ATGCCTCGCAGCCTGAAGAAGGGTCCCTTCGTCGACGACCACCTCATGAAGAAGGTGGACGCCGAGACCGAGAAGGGCTCGCACAACGTCATCAAGACCTGGTCGCGCCGTTCGATGATCGTCCCGTCGATGATCGGCCACACGATTGCGGTCCACGACGGCCGCAAGCACGTGCCGGTGTTCATCACCGACTCGATGGTCGGCCACAAGCTGGGCGAGTTCGCCCCCACCCGCACCTTCCGCGGGCACGTGAAGGACGACCGGAAGGGCCGCCGCCGCTGA
- the rplV gene encoding 50S ribosomal protein L22 has translation MSVTERRRTSARRESLLGDQPGAFASARHQRITPMKARRVADLVRGRSVDEARAILEFAPQGASQTIAKLLESAVANAESTEGLTADDLVITVVRVDEGPTMKRWRPRAQGRATRINKRTSHITLAVQPATIEENA, from the coding sequence ATGAGCGTTACTGAGCGCCGGCGCACCAGCGCCCGCCGCGAGTCGCTGCTCGGCGACCAGCCGGGCGCCTTCGCGAGCGCGCGTCACCAGCGCATCACCCCGATGAAGGCCCGTCGCGTGGCCGACCTGGTCCGTGGCCGGTCGGTCGACGAGGCGCGCGCGATCCTCGAGTTCGCCCCCCAGGGCGCCTCGCAGACCATCGCGAAGCTCCTCGAGAGCGCCGTGGCCAACGCCGAGTCCACCGAGGGCCTCACCGCCGATGACCTGGTCATCACCGTGGTGCGGGTCGACGAGGGGCCGACCATGAAGCGGTGGCGGCCGCGTGCGCAGGGCCGGGCGACCCGGATCAACAAGCGCACGAGCCACATCACCCTCGCGGTCCAGCCCGCAACGATCGAGGAGAACGCCTGA